The following coding sequences lie in one Myxococcus xanthus genomic window:
- a CDS encoding carboxypeptidase-like regulatory domain-containing protein: MIDEVDQRLKAWVGRIAGDVPVFLGVPDRESLERGVCLYLLELGPAPPVRSGGGGRASLQISVCYLITAGAESPERAHRLLGELVFAAMEEADFEVELTPVPTTVWAGLRTAPRPCFRLRVPVRRERSMPVIHRVLFPATPQATPTPAEALLGCVVGPGDVPIPGALVELPTLKLTTRTDAKGCFRFPSVPPVATLGRLEVRAKGALLELGPEVLAAEPQPLLIRLPLKEE, encoded by the coding sequence ATGATCGACGAAGTCGATCAACGTTTGAAGGCGTGGGTGGGCCGCATTGCCGGTGATGTCCCGGTGTTCCTGGGCGTGCCGGACCGCGAATCGCTCGAGCGAGGCGTCTGTCTGTACCTGTTGGAGCTGGGGCCCGCGCCTCCGGTCCGGAGCGGGGGCGGGGGGCGCGCGTCGCTGCAGATTTCGGTCTGCTACCTCATCACCGCGGGGGCGGAGTCCCCGGAGCGAGCGCACCGGCTGCTGGGTGAGCTCGTCTTCGCGGCCATGGAGGAGGCGGACTTCGAGGTGGAGCTCACGCCGGTGCCCACCACGGTGTGGGCCGGGCTGAGGACCGCGCCGCGTCCCTGCTTCCGCCTGCGCGTCCCGGTGCGGCGGGAGCGCTCGATGCCCGTCATCCACCGGGTGCTCTTTCCCGCCACGCCCCAGGCCACGCCGACGCCCGCGGAGGCGCTGTTGGGCTGTGTCGTCGGCCCGGGGGACGTGCCGATTCCGGGCGCGCTCGTCGAACTGCCCACGCTGAAGCTCACCACGCGCACGGATGCCAAGGGCTGCTTCCGTTTTCCCAGCGTGCCCCCCGTGGCCACGCTGGGACGGCTGGAAGTGCGCGCGAAGGGTGCGCTGCTCGAGCTGGGCCCGGAGGTGCTTGCCGCCGAGCCCCAGCCGCTGCTCATCCGCCTGCCGTTGAAGGAGGAGTGA